The nucleotide window TGCTTCCAGTCACCGGCATTTTCTCCCTGAATGGCCATCTTCAAGCTACTTTTCTCCGTCATCGTTTTTGAAATATTAATTTTGCTGTTAATTATAGTATATTCTTTCCGCAGTATCAAATGGTTTTATGAAAAAACGAGCCTATTTTGCTGTTTTCAAATAATATAGCAGGATACCTGCTGCGACTGCGACATTCAGCGATTCGCTCTGGCCGTAGATTGGGATATAAAGATTTTGCGTTGTTTTATCCAGCAACTCTTTATTAACGCCGCTTCCTTCATTTCCAACGAGCAGGGCGAAGGCATCATTATTTTCAGCCTCTGTAAAAACAACTCCATTTTCTAGAGCCGTTCCAAAGACTGGGATGTTTTCAGACTGAAGTTCAGAAATCCATTCTGAAAGGTCTCCACTTATAACCGGCAAATGGAAGTGACTTCCCTGCGCAGAGCGCAATACCTTCGGATTATACATATCGACACTGCCCTTCCCAACAATGACTGCATCAATCCCTGCAGCATCAGCCGTGCGGATCATCGTCCCAAGGTTGCCCGGATCCTGGACAGAATCAATAAGTAAATAGGTTTTTCCATTTGTTTGCGGGTTCTTTGGCTGTCGGCATATAGCAAATATGCCCTGAGTTGTCTCAGTGTCAGCAAGCTGCCTGCTGATTTCATCCGTTACCACCGTAACAGGAATGGAACCGTAATCCAGGCTGGAAGGCAACTCCGTTTTTTCGCTTAAAATAATCTCTTCAACATCTTCTTTTTTCGATAGTGCTTCTTCAACTAAATGGAAGCCCTCAACAAGGAACATGCCGGTCTTATCGCGTTCCTTGCGCGTAAGCAATTTCTTCCACTGTTTAACTTGCGGATTTTTATCAGATTGAATGTACTTCAATTCTGGCTCTCCTTTATTATGGCTTGTTCAATTTTACTATTATAGCTCAAAACGGATACATAATAAAACCAAAATTGTTAAAGCTATAACCAGCAATGGAAATTTGAAAGGAGTTTGAGGAAAGATGAACCTTAACCTTAGAAACGCTGTAATTTCAAATGTAGCAGGAAATACGCAAGACGAGCTTAAAGATACAATCGTCGATGCCATCCAGAACGGCGAGGAAAAAATGCTTCCTGGACTTGGAGTGCTGTTCGAAGTCATCTGGCAGAATGCTTCTGAACAAGAAAAGCAGGAAATGCTGGATGCTCTGGAATCAGGCTTAAAAGGGAAATAGTTTTTTGGAAGGACTCCTTAATGTTTGAGGGGTTCTTTTTTTATAAAGTAAACATCTCGTTTTCTATTTTATGGAAAAAGCAGAGAATAAGGTTATTTCCGTAGAGATTCTGGCTGTTTTTGTAGAGATTATTATTAATTCCGTAGAGAATATAGTCATTTGCGTAGTGACTTTCCCTAACTCAGGAGTAAATACCGGTCCAAAATGTAGTGATGAAAGAGAACTTTCGTTTATAGGCAAAAAAAATTGTCCAGAAAACATTTTCTGGACAACTAAATCTCATTTTTTATTCAAAAGTAAGTTTTTCAACTGTTTCTTTATCAAGTCGTTTGATGACTTCAATGATCAATTTAACTGCGTTCTCGTAGTCATCACGGTGAAGCATCGCTGCGTGTGAATGAATGTAGCGTGTCGCGATTGTGATGGACAGCGCAGGTACACCGCGGTGTGTAAGGTGGATCGCACCTGAGTCTGTGCCGCCGCCAGCTACTGCGTCAAACTGGTATGGAATGTTCAGCTCGTCTGCCAAATCCGTTACAAAATCACGAAGGCCTTTGTGTGACACCATTGATGCATCATAAATGATGATTTGCGGACCGTCACCCATTTTGCTTAGAGCTTCTTTTTCAGTAACACCTGGAGTGTCGCCGGCAATACCTACATCGACACCAAAACCGATATCAGGCTCGATTGATTGGGCAGATGTTTTCGCTCCGCGAAGACCAACTTCTTCTTGAACGGTTCCTACGCCATAGACAACGTTTGGATGCTCAGCATCTTTTAGACCTTTTAGGACATCGATGGCGATCGCACAACCAATGCGGTTATCCCATGCTTTTGCAAGCAGCATCTTTTCGTTGTTCATAACTGTGAATTCGAAGTAAGGAACGACCATGTCGCCAGGAGTGACTCCCCATTCCTTCGCTTCATCACGGCTTGATGCACCGATATCAATGAACATATCCTTGATATCAACAGGCTTTTTACGAGCTTCAGCAGGAAGGATATGTGGCGGTTTAGAACCGATCACCCCAGTTATTTCACCTTTGCGGGTTACGATTGTCACACGTTGTGCAAGCATAACCTGGCTCCACCAGCCGCCGACTGTCTGGAAGCGGATGAATCCTTTGTCATCGATGCTTGTCACCATGAATCCTACTTCATCAAGGTGGCCAGCTACCATGATTTTAGGGCCGTTTGCATCTCCAACCTTCTTCGCAATCAAGCTTCCCAGGCCATCTGTTGTTACCTCATCAGCAAATGGAGTTATGTATTTCTTCATTACTTCCCTTGGCTCACGCTCATTGCCGGGAATGCCTTTGGCATCGGTCAAATCTTTTAGCATTGTTAATGTTTCATCTAATTTAGCCATTATTTCGACTCCCTTAATATGTATTTCCGAAACCTATTATACTAGACAAGAGGTGCAATGTACAAAAAATTCTGCCTAATACCCTTTTCGCTGCCTATCATAATTTACTTCATTTTTTTGAATATATGCCTGTTCAATTTGATCTTCGTGCAAGTCAAGCAGTTCCGCAAGTCTCATGTAACTTTCAAAAAGTCGGACATAGTCTTCCTTGCTGCGGCTGTCCCTGAATTTTTGTACCGACTCATATACTGCAAGGAACTGGTTGCTTGTGTCTGTCACCGTTGGTCTGTCTGGGGTAATGTATTCAATATCTTCATAACCGCACTCAATTCCCAGTGACAGGATGAAGTGTACTCCATCCACAAATTCCTCAAGGATTACATCCTTTTCAGATGAAGGTTTCACACTCCAAAACTTGAAGCACCTTGTCTCATTAGCAAGTTCCCCGATTTCAACAAGCAGCGCCAGGACCTTTCTGTCAATTAAATCATCATTCTCTAACTTGTGCTGCGTTTCAATATGACTGTCGAGTGCTTTTTGCATTTTAAATAGTGTTATTGTATTCATGATTCAGCTCCATCGTTTTATTATCACTAAAAGCAGGCTTCTGGATTCCGCCATTCAGGTTTTCTCCTTTTAACAACACAGCTCTGCAATAAAAAGTATATATTAATTATAAATTTGTTGAAACTATTTGGAATCTCATCCGTAAATAAGGAAAGTTCGCATTGGAGGGGCAGTCATGATTCTGCTTTTACGTCTTATTTTCTTGCTATTATTCATTTTCCTGATATACAGCGGGGTAAAGTATTTATTCCACCCGAAACGGAAGCTTGAGCTTGCTCATGAGCAGAAGCGCTTCTTTTTACTGGATGACCCGGACAATGTCCGCAAAAACTTCTTGATCACTTATAAGGGTGTTTTGTTCGAGGGTGAAAAGTATTTAGGTACGACTCCGTCTGCGTTTGAGGTCGTTTCCATTTTCATTTGGCCTAAAAAAACGTCTGCCTTGAAGGGACTCGTGCTTGAAGACTTCCAATTCATCGAACGAAAAATCCGCGAGAACTATCCTGTCGCCAAAATCGACTGGAAAAGCCCGATCAAGGAATTTATGGCTAATCATGAACAGGATGAGGAATAATCAAATATAAAAGCGTCCGAACATGAGTCGGGCGCTTTTCCTTTGTGCATAAATTCCTACTTCAAGGTGTCGTATCGAAAAACTTCCGCCATTTAATGAGGGTACTCTTTTCTCTGAACAGATAGGTGAGCAGCAACAGGCAAATAACCACAAAGCTGCCCGCAAGCGCATCAAAACGTCCAATGCGCTCCCCGAATATGGTAAAAAAGATTACGAATGGAATGTTCGCTAAAAAAGATGCCATCATAAATTCCTTAAACTCTTTTTTCCGCTCATAAAGGCAAAAGCTCAGTAGCTGATAATGAATCAGCGGGATCAGTCTCAGCAACGCAACCTGCAGTACGGTCAGATCCCTGAATCGCCCCATCAGACGCTTTTTCAACCTGCTTAACTTTTGCATGGTGTCCGGAATTTTTTCCATCAAGAAATAGAATAATATACTGGCCCCCGTCAAACCAAGCATTGAATAGATGATTCCCGGAACCACCCCAAAAAGCAGACCGCCCGCGACGCAGACAACTGCAGGCGGAATGAGTATAAACTGACGGAAAACATGAAGAAATACAAACAAAACTGGTGCAAACCAGCTTCCAGATTCCACAATAATCAGCAGCATCGACCACGCATCATCCATTTATGTCACCTGCCTGCGAATCTCTGTTGCTACTAGCATATAGAATCACCCAAGCTGTTATGCCAACAGCATAAATAAATATATAAAAATACCAATCTCTAAAACAGCCAGCACCGGCAAGCCATACTTGAACTGCACATGCTTCGTCTTATGCCTGAAATGATTCATGCCTGCAGTGGCCCCGATTGCCCCTCCAAGCAAAGCTATGGTCCATAACGTTCTTTCGCTGATTCGATAATCATGGTTTTTTGCCCGCTTTTTATCCATGCCCATAATCAAAAAGCCAGCAAGACTCATTACGATGATCAGACCAGCCAATATCCAGATTTCCACGTCTTCACGTCCTCTTAAAATGATGTTAGTACTGCTTCATTATAACGCGCCATCCATCTGTATCGGACATTTTCCACGAGACTCCATTTCTGTTTTTCCGTTAGAGGCCGCCTATCGGATATTTTTCTCGTGTTTCGACTTCTGTTTGTCCTTTAGACCTCCTATATCGGACAGTTTTCTGGTGCTTCCACTTCTGTTTGTCCATTAAAGCCCTTCTATCGGACACTTTCCATACGACTTCGCTTCTGTTTGTCCATTAGAGCCTCTCTATCGGACATTTTCCCCAAAACTTCGCTTCCACTTGTCAGATAAAAATACGCGAATGCTTATGTATCTAAAAAGAAAAAACCATCCTCAATATGAGAATGGTTCATCTTATCGTTTAATTACTTGTTGAACTGTTGCTTAGCTGTTTCAGCCAATTGAGCGAATGCTGCTGCATCGCTTACTGCTAGTTCAGCAAGCATCTTGCGGTTTACTTCGATACCTGCAAGCTTAAGGCCGTGCATCATACGGCTGTAAGAAAGGCCGTTCATGCGAGCTGCTGCGTTGATACGAGCAATCCAAAGTTTGCGGAAGTCGCGCTTCTTCTGGCGACGGTCGCGGAATGCATACATTAGGGATTTCATAACCTGCTGGTTAGCAACTTTGTATAATGTATGTTTAGAACCGAAATAACCTTTTGCTAATTTGATGACTTTTTTACGACGCTTGCGCGTAACTGTACCGCCTTTTACACGTGGCATGTAATTTCCCTCCTATATAAATCGAGATTCCTCGAGTTTACTTAATGTTGTCAAGCATGTGACGAATACGTTTGAAATCGCCTTTTGAAACAATTGCAGATTTGCGAAGCTTACGCTTAGCTTTTGTAGATTTGTTAGCAAATAAGTGGCTAGTGTAAGCGTGTGAACGCTTAAGCTTGCCAGTTCCAGTTTTCTTGAAACGCTTGGCAGTGCCGCGGTGTGTTTTCATTTTTGGCATAGGGACTTCCTCCTCGTTACTTTTCAGTTTTAGGTGCTAGTACCAAGAACATGCTTCGGCCATCCATCTTTGGATGTGATTCGATTGTCGCTACATCTTTGCAAGCTTCAGAGAAGCGATCAAGAACACGCTGACCGATTTCCTTGTGA belongs to Mesobacillus sp. AQ2 and includes:
- a CDS encoding RNA methyltransferase — protein: MKYIQSDKNPQVKQWKKLLTRKERDKTGMFLVEGFHLVEEALSKKEDVEEIILSEKTELPSSLDYGSIPVTVVTDEISRQLADTETTQGIFAICRQPKNPQTNGKTYLLIDSVQDPGNLGTMIRTADAAGIDAVIVGKGSVDMYNPKVLRSAQGSHFHLPVISGDLSEWISELQSENIPVFGTALENGVVFTEAENNDAFALLVGNEGSGVNKELLDKTTQNLYIPIYGQSESLNVAVAAGILLYYLKTAK
- the sspI gene encoding small acid-soluble spore protein SspI yields the protein MNLNLRNAVISNVAGNTQDELKDTIVDAIQNGEEKMLPGLGVLFEVIWQNASEQEKQEMLDALESGLKGK
- a CDS encoding M42 family metallopeptidase; its protein translation is MAKLDETLTMLKDLTDAKGIPGNEREPREVMKKYITPFADEVTTDGLGSLIAKKVGDANGPKIMVAGHLDEVGFMVTSIDDKGFIRFQTVGGWWSQVMLAQRVTIVTRKGEITGVIGSKPPHILPAEARKKPVDIKDMFIDIGASSRDEAKEWGVTPGDMVVPYFEFTVMNNEKMLLAKAWDNRIGCAIAIDVLKGLKDAEHPNVVYGVGTVQEEVGLRGAKTSAQSIEPDIGFGVDVGIAGDTPGVTEKEALSKMGDGPQIIIYDASMVSHKGLRDFVTDLADELNIPYQFDAVAGGGTDSGAIHLTHRGVPALSITIATRYIHSHAAMLHRDDYENAVKLIIEVIKRLDKETVEKLTFE
- a CDS encoding dUTP diphosphatase, translated to MNTITLFKMQKALDSHIETQHKLENDDLIDRKVLALLVEIGELANETRCFKFWSVKPSSEKDVILEEFVDGVHFILSLGIECGYEDIEYITPDRPTVTDTSNQFLAVYESVQKFRDSRSKEDYVRLFESYMRLAELLDLHEDQIEQAYIQKNEVNYDRQRKGY
- a CDS encoding sigma-w pathway protein ysdB, with amino-acid sequence MILLLRLIFLLLFIFLIYSGVKYLFHPKRKLELAHEQKRFFLLDDPDNVRKNFLITYKGVLFEGEKYLGTTPSAFEVVSIFIWPKKTSALKGLVLEDFQFIERKIRENYPVAKIDWKSPIKEFMANHEQDEE
- a CDS encoding VTT domain-containing protein — protein: MDDAWSMLLIIVESGSWFAPVLFVFLHVFRQFILIPPAVVCVAGGLLFGVVPGIIYSMLGLTGASILFYFLMEKIPDTMQKLSRLKKRLMGRFRDLTVLQVALLRLIPLIHYQLLSFCLYERKKEFKEFMMASFLANIPFVIFFTIFGERIGRFDALAGSFVVICLLLLTYLFREKSTLIKWRKFFDTTP
- a CDS encoding DUF1294 domain-containing protein → MEIWILAGLIIVMSLAGFLIMGMDKKRAKNHDYRISERTLWTIALLGGAIGATAGMNHFRHKTKHVQFKYGLPVLAVLEIGIFIYLFMLLA
- the rplT gene encoding 50S ribosomal protein L20, translated to MPRVKGGTVTRKRRKKVIKLAKGYFGSKHTLYKVANQQVMKSLMYAFRDRRQKKRDFRKLWIARINAAARMNGLSYSRMMHGLKLAGIEVNRKMLAELAVSDAAAFAQLAETAKQQFNK
- the rpmI gene encoding 50S ribosomal protein L35; its protein translation is MPKMKTHRGTAKRFKKTGTGKLKRSHAYTSHLFANKSTKAKRKLRKSAIVSKGDFKRIRHMLDNIK